The Penaeus chinensis breed Huanghai No. 1 chromosome 16, ASM1920278v2, whole genome shotgun sequence genome window below encodes:
- the LOC125033356 gene encoding transmembrane protein 184C-like: protein MCGERCHIVCSQWRLWIRPLVFFLYGVIILGFVPYLVYILAIQGIDTLQIAWLIGGIFVFMAIPITIWEIVQHLINYTKPKLQKHIIRILWMVPVYALNAWLVLGFPKWAPYLDAARECYEAYVIYNFMMFLLNFLDDEMDLDATMETKPQTEHFFPLCCLKPWRMGREFIHRCKHGILQYTVFHLMTTFVAFVCGQAGVYEEGKLSPTNAFVYLFVVNNLSQFVAMYCLVLFYKAMRRELDPMSPLAKFLCIKAVVFFSFFQGVAIMFLMKAQFMHNLFGIVDDSPESEAKERKTASILQNFLICIEMFIAAVAHHYAFSYKPYMDEEYETGNCCHTFLLIWDISDVRSDIREHVYVVSEGMKRRLTSRGGGWPGGATAVGGNNGGDEHTRLIAPHAHSGSQGTHRYMSTSDSEHDIVIEQGEGSDPEDMKAI from the exons ATGTGTGGTGAACGCTGCCATATTGTGTGTTCGCAGTGGAGGCTGTGGATCAGGCCACTTGTGTTCTTTTTGTATGGTGTGATTATCTTGGGCTTTGTCCCCTATCTGGTGTACATATTG GCTATTCAAGGAATAGACACATTGCAAATAGCATGGCTAATTGGAGGAATCTTTGTGTTCATGGCTATTCCCATAACAATATGGGAAATAGTTCAGCATCTCATCAACTACACCAAGCCCAAACTACAAAAACATATTATCAG GATATTGTGGATGGTACCCGTGTATGCTCTCAATGCG TGGCTGGTGTTGGGTTTTCCAAAATGGGCCCCCTACCTGGACGCCGCGAGGGAGTGCTACGAAGCCTATGTCATCTACAATTTCATGATGTTCCTTTTGAATTTCCTGGATGACGAAATGGACCTCGATGCAACAATGGAGACCAAGCCACAGACAGAGCATTTCTTCCCCCTGTGTTGCCTCAAACCGTGGAGGATGGGAAG GGAGTTTATCCACCGCTGCAAGCACGGCATCCTACAATACACTGTATTCCACCTCATGACAACGTTTGTAGCCTTCGTTTGTGGTCAGGCTGGAGTGTATGAAGAAGGAAAATTATCCCCCACAAAT gcATTTGTGTACTTGTTTGTGGTGAACAACTTGTCGCAGTTTGTGGCCATGTACTGCTTGGTGTTGTTCTACAAAGCCATGAGGAGAGAGCTCGACCCCATGTCGCCTCTTGCAAAGTTCCTGTGTATCAAAGCCGttgtcttcttctcgttctt tcaagGCGTGGCCATCATGTTCCTTATGAAAGCACAGTTCATGCATAACTTGTTTGGAATAGTTGACGACAGTCCAGAGAGTgaagcaaaggagaggaagactgCTAGTATCCTTCAG AATTTCCTGATCTGCATAGAGATGTTCATTGCTGCTGTGGCGCACCATTATGCCTTCTCTTACAAACCCTACATGGACGAAGAGTATGAGACGGGGAACTGCTGCCACACTTTCCTCCTCATCTGGGACATATCAGACGTGCGTTCCGATATCAGGGAGCATGTTTATGTCGTCA GTGAAGGCATGAAGCGGCGCCTGACTTCGCGAGGGGGGGGATGGCCAGGGGGAGCCACTGCAGTGGGTGGAAACAACGGGGGAGACGAGCACACACGCCTTATTGCCCCCCATGCCCACTCCGGTTCTCAGGGCACGCATCGCTACATGTCCACTTCAGACTCTGAGCACGACATTGTCATTGAACAG GGCGAGGGATCAGACCCAGAGG